The following proteins are co-located in the Calliphora vicina chromosome 2, idCalVici1.1, whole genome shotgun sequence genome:
- the lmgB gene encoding alpha-protein kinase 1, translating into MEEEKLTLPGLPPLPKSLSAAIQHPTTASPLNHGHNSHHFLDPDLYLGASTSSSAAAHRQRGFGGGSSGGGGSSNSYRHGSLSSTQESLSDRESLHSRASSTHSGQHLLYQSQQHTPTNNNHSNHSSNNNTHNNHHHQQQQHQSRTDSDSTSTSSTTSKLDTQLAILRREMYGLRQLDLSLLSQLWALNESIQGFRAYLQEQEALSPPSPSPTPSETNSLTSEPEDESYSNHQPVSGAKLMPQISLTAQQQQQQLQQHQIIPPKRGSTTSHASSTTTSNTSGSSSNNSSMTKHQQQQLHQQKQHHHHHSQQQHQQHHQSSQGMPPLAPAPQKSHPQLPRILQQRMRRAPPPPPPNRPKSSASITSAASISTTTSHGGGRHSSKSSSPSPSPAGSIGGVVGATATSSTSSSSLAQRHV; encoded by the coding sequence ATGGAGGAAGAAAAACTTACACTGCCCGGCTTACCGCCGTTACCAAAAAGTCTTAGTGCTGCTATACAGCATCCCACTACAGCCTCTCCCCTTAATCATGGGCACAATAGTCACCATTTCCTAGATCCTGATTTATATTTGGGAGCCTCTACATCGTCATCGGCGGCTGCCCATAGACAACGTGGTTTTGGTGGAGGAAGTAGTGGCGGTGGCGGCAGTTCAAATTCTTATCGTCATGGCAGTTTATCTTCGACCCAAGAATCTTTAAGTGACCGTGAAAGTTTACACAGTCGAGCCTCTTCTACCCATAGTGGCCAGCATCTTTTATACCAATCCCAACAGCATACTCCTACCAACAACAACCACTCGAATcacagcagcaacaataacacCCACAACAATCACCACCATCAGCAACAGCAGCACCAGTCACGTACTGATAGCGATAGTACTTCCACTTCTAGTACCACCTCCAAATTGGACACCCAGTTGGCCATATTAAGACGTGAAATGTATGGCCTGAGGCAACTGGATCTATCGCTGCTCTCTCAATTGTGGGCTTTAAATGAGTCTATACAGGGATTTCGTGCTTATTTGCAGGAACAAGAAGCCCTATCGCCACCCTCACCTTCGCCTACACCCTCTGAAACCAACTCGTTAACTTCGGAGCCGGAAGATGAGTCATACTCAAATCATCAGCCGGTTAGTGGCGCCAAGTTAATGCCACAAATCTCGCTAACGgctcaacagcagcagcaacagctgcaacaacatcaaataATACCACCAAAAAGAGGTTCAACCACTTCTCATGCCTCCTCCACCACGACTTCCAATACTTCGGGTTCCTCTTCAAACAACTCCTCCATGACCAAACACCAGCAGCAGCAGTTGCACCAGCAAAAGCAACATCATCACCATCACAGTCAACAGCAGCATCAGCAACATCATCAAAGTAGTCAGGGTATGCCGCCTTTAGCACCGGCACCGCAAAAATCCCATCCTCAGCTGCCACGTATTCTGCAGCAACGTATGCGTCGAGCTCCACCACCGCCACCACCAAATCGTCCTAAATCTTCGGCCTCCATAACCTCGGCAGCTTCAATATCCACCACAACCAGCCATGGCGGTGGTCGTCACAGTAGCAAATCGTCCTCGCCGTCTCCCTCTCCAGCAGGCAGTATTGGCGGTGTTGTGGGCGCAACAGCCACCTCATCAACTTCGTCATCATCTTTGGCCCAAAGGCATGTATGA
- the lmgA gene encoding anaphase-promoting complex subunit 11 has translation MKVTIKSWMGVASWRWIANDENCGICRMSFESTCPECALPGDDCPLVWGVCSHCFHMHCIVKWLNLQPLNKQCPMCRQAWKFNIH, from the coding sequence ATGAAAGTAACAATTAAATCATGGATGGGAGTTGCATCATGGCGTTGGATAGCAAACGATGAAAATTGTGGCATTTGTCGTAtgtcatttgagtcaacttgcCCGGAATGTGCACTGCCCGGCGATGATTGTCCCTTAGTGTGGGGCGTATGTTCACATTGTTTTCACATGCATTGCATTGTTAAATGGCTGAATTTGCAACCCTTGAATAAACAGTGTCCAATGTGTCGGCAAGCTTGGAAATTTAATATACATTAG